One window of Deltaproteobacteria bacterium genomic DNA carries:
- a CDS encoding elongation factor Ts yields MQITSEMVRDLREKTGAGLMDCKAALTAAGGDLEKAVDNLRTKGLAAAAKKASRIASEGIVCAHVEGASGTLVEVNCETDFVAKTEEFAALVREVASLVNAKGPADVAEALTLPAGGGTLSEKLTEKVAKIGEKISFRRFVRLDVLPGAPGMVVPYIHAGGKIGVLVAVSGAGPGNAAVAALAKDLAMQVAAANPSYVSRKDVPATVVEHEKSIYRDQAKASGKPDKILDKIAEGKLEKYFSDFCLVEQAFIKDPDRKVGQLLADAGKAAGAEVSVRAFARYQVGEGLEKRSADLAAEVAKQLGKG; encoded by the coding sequence ATGCAGATCACTTCGGAGATGGTGCGGGACCTGCGGGAGAAGACCGGCGCGGGCCTGATGGATTGCAAGGCGGCGCTCACCGCCGCGGGCGGGGACCTGGAAAAGGCGGTCGACAACCTCCGGACGAAGGGGCTGGCCGCGGCGGCCAAGAAGGCGTCGCGGATCGCGTCGGAAGGAATCGTCTGCGCGCACGTGGAAGGGGCTTCCGGCACGCTGGTGGAGGTCAACTGCGAGACCGACTTCGTCGCCAAGACCGAGGAGTTCGCGGCGCTGGTCCGGGAGGTCGCTTCGCTCGTCAACGCTAAGGGGCCGGCGGACGTCGCCGAGGCGCTCACCCTTCCGGCCGGCGGCGGCACGCTTTCGGAGAAGCTCACGGAGAAGGTGGCGAAGATCGGCGAGAAGATCTCCTTCCGCCGGTTCGTCCGGCTGGACGTCCTCCCGGGCGCGCCCGGGATGGTCGTCCCGTACATCCACGCGGGCGGGAAGATCGGGGTCCTCGTCGCGGTTTCGGGAGCGGGCCCGGGGAACGCGGCGGTGGCCGCCCTGGCGAAGGACCTGGCGATGCAGGTCGCCGCGGCGAACCCGTCGTACGTGAGCCGCAAAGACGTCCCGGCCACCGTGGTCGAGCACGAGAAGTCGATCTACCGCGACCAGGCGAAAGCGTCGGGGAAGCCGGACAAGATCCTGGACAAGATCGCCGAAGGGAAGCTCGAGAAATATTTCTCCGATTTCTGTCTCGTCGAGCAGGCGTTCATCAAGGACCCGGACCGCAAGGTCGGGCAGCTTCTCGCCGATGCCGGCAAGGCCGCGGGGGCGGAGGTTTCGGTCCGGGCGTTCGCCCGGTACCAGGTGGGCGAGGGGCTCGAGAAGC